One Pomacea canaliculata isolate SZHN2017 linkage group LG1, ASM307304v1, whole genome shotgun sequence genomic window, AGGTAGTGCTacataaatagtaaataatcATGCAGGCACCTCAATCTTTCGTCCCTCAACCACCGTGCCGTTCAATTTCTCTCGTGCTCGGTCAGCATCCGCACTATTTGCGAAAGTTACGAAACCGAATCCCTGCATGCACAAGGAAAATAAGGAGCATGCATTAAATCGTGCAAATCAACATAAATCATATGGCGATTTCATCATTTCATATTGTAATCAATTTCATTTTGACATGCAATGAACCAGCTCAGCATGTGGACTGATCAAAGATGGACAATCTTTTAGGTAAAGTACAGTAGAGCAAGGGTATGGTGATCCAGGGTTTGAAATATTGGAAATGCATGCCCTTTTCTAATCGCCGCATGCGGCTTTGGCACTAACATTACTTCAAAAAATGCCCAAGAAAGCAATGGTATCACCACCAGATCCCTGAAGGGATGTCTAAAATACAGCTGATGTTGCGTAAAACTACATGAATGAGAGAAGGGCAGAAGAGaataaaagatgtaaataaaGGGATGGGATGACAGTGCATAGTACTGTTATCGatgggacagaaaaaaataactttgtcaAAGTGCAGACTGATTGACATACTAAACTAAATAATCTTTCATTTCTGAAAAGATTCTTTTGTCATGTTCCCAtctaaaaatctttaaaagtcTTTACAACATAGCAGAGGGAGCTATACATTTTCTGATGTGCTGAGAGATCGAGTTACATATGCTAGATGAGTGTCTAAATATAGGGGAATAATAGTTTGCTGGTGAAAAAGACATAGCAGAGTGTGAAATGCAACAAGCCATCATTTTGCAAGGTGGGATGAGCAAAAACTTGATTAGACAGACAGCTTTATGCAGACACTATTATAAAGCTTGGACCCTCAGGTTGCTCCCACTGGTCAAGACTAGGCAGACACAAACAGTACTTGATGCATGCAGACATGACACACTTGGTTCATGGCCGATCTGACGATGCAAAAACCTCGATCTGGAGCCACTGACAGCAATTTGTATAGTGCTATACCAATGCAACCAAAGTATTCCAACCACatttcaaacaacagaaaatgtcaatGCACATTCACTGTACtccattgtttaaaaattcaaacacaTACTGAGGACAAACAGCTGCGCTGGTTACTACACTGCCAATGAGATCAAGGGACAAGGAGAGGGAAGCACAAACAATTTCTGTGTGCCATTCCATACATAAAGACTGACATGTacataacacaaacacatgaagaGGAAAGTGGTTGTGATATTACTGCACAGTTTAATCTCATAACTTTATTTCAACCAGTCCTTAATAAAAGCAAGTTGTTTGAATACTTAACCACATCTTTAAAATAAGCGATACAGTTTAGAAATGaacttttctttgaagttttCCCTTCACACCTTTTTATAtaataacaaaactaaaataatttattttaacgCAATGCTATATTAGTGAATATGTCCAGTGTTCAAACAACTTGCTGACATAGTCAATCCTCATTATTAGCTTGAGAGCCaacattatataaaaaatacatctcTGCAAATGACTAAGTATTTTGAGAACACTTAATTGTTCCCAGGCCATGTGAAAGGTGGCATGTGCACATAATACTGACACAAAATTCTTATTAACATATACAGAATAATTTCCAATAATATGCtcacagtttctttttattgtcaATGAATATCATAGACTTTTGTTAAAATTCAATATGGAGTAAGGGGAAAAGTTCTCTGAAAAGATGTCAGTCAGCTGACAAGGGTGTTTAGGGGAGATTTTCTTGAGTGCACATGCTGCAATCACAGCTAGCCCATTAATTATATCCAAATGTAACAATATTAGACAAATTTATAAGTTGGTAAAATTTTTAGAAGACACATTTCAGTACATAAGACTTTTACCTTATGTAAACATTATGCAACTAACACAAGGAATCcctatttcttctttaaataaGTTTATTGAGCGACTACAACAGACAAGTACGAGTAGCACATTACAACCAAGAATCCTTGAAAGCAGtacatcactcttttttgaaaTAGTCTTTCTGGCATTAGTAAAGTAAAATACTGATTTGTATTTATAGCACCAAAAATCTGGCACCAAAACGTGTACTATTCAGTCACTTGAACTGAATATCTGAAGGTCACCAGTAAAAACCAAAACGAAGATGAGACTATTCGAGTATGAAAGAGAAGTCTGAACGAAAGGTCCAGGAGAGGAAGTGTCTGCACTAATCTCCAAATATCTGAAGACAATGTAACTGTAAAGGggtctcatttttttaaaacaatcaaTGTAAAATCCTCAATAATTGTATAAAAGATTCAAACATATCTCAAATGGGGTTTATTTCTATGAAGATCAGCAGAAATCTGCTAATGGAACAACTATCTGGATAAGTACTTTCCTGAAAAGCTTAGCACTTAGAAACTAATACTTTCTGAAAGCCAAACATTCACACTCGtcaaagttaaaattttgcttttaggCATCAGTATACTTTGCAGATTTCTGCCAATTACTGACAACAACTACTGCTACAAACTGGACTACATGTCAAAGGTGTCTTCTGAAAATTTTATCAACACATTGTAAAAAGCAACTGTAGGCtctaacagtaataaaaaatcaaaatgtcatACACTATATAATTTAAGGTGTTTATTTCAGATCTACACTTAGATCATTATCAAACTATTCTTCTATACTCAACAGAGAAAATGTGACATAAATATAACATGTGAACATGGAAACagacttaaaataaaacctctTAAAATACTGCTTTAAAGAAATAGTACCATTTAAGTGAAATATGATGCAGCTAACATCAAGACATTCGATaatcaatttattatttttaagacacTTGCTTACATTCCTTTaatctgaaatgaaaaatactGGTAAAAATTATACTTTAGAAGAGTTTATATTTATACTACCAACAATATTCAATAACACTTTACCATAACAATAAcacttcaagaaaaataaaagccaagAAACCTATGGCTGTAATCACCAGACCATGCTGAAAATGAACTTGGCTCATTAAATACTTGTATCTATGGACTTTTCGATCAATTTTACTCCAGATGAAAGTAATGTCTTTGGAGACTATAACCATAAGGTTATGAGAGTTCAAAGTAGTTCTCTAGGTGAATGAAAGGGCAGAAGgagcaaatataaaataaatattctagtCTGCTTCCATGGCCACATGTTGGtaaaagattcaaaaacaaattttcatttttgttatgatGGCATCATGATAGTAGTATACTTACCTTTGATCCTCGTTCATTAAAGATAATCTCAACATCAAGGATTCCCCCAAATTGCTGTAACATAAGGAAAAAATCAATAGACTTTAATACTACACAAAAGAAATTCAGTTTGAactgtaaaaatacaaaatacttttctaCTTGCATTCACTTTGCAtgcacataaaataatgttacattAACGTATGCATGTGGCCAAAAAGCAATATATATGAATGCAAGATAAATATAAGCAAGAATGTAGAAcaaagtcataaaaaaaaaataaaaatacagccAGACCCCAGAAATTATGGATTTCACTTTTGATGTTTCGTTTGCACATTTGCcatcaataattaaaattaaattggaATTTTGGAACATTAATGCTTGATGCAATTATAgtagaaaatgtaaacaacaaaaaaagtcaagTCATAAATGCACATGATATATTATTAATCTAAGGTACTTAAATCTAAGGTTTCTTAAGAAAATCATAATCTTACCCCAAGAAGTTGCCTTAAATCTGCTTCACGGAAGCGGAAGGGTATGTTGGAAACATGTAATCGCTTAGGACCTGAACCTGGTGATATGGCAGCAGCAGGCTGTGATTGTGTTGTCTGAACATCACCATCTGTTGTCAAATCTGTCTGCTGCAAGTATGTACAATGAAAtgtctgaaataaaactgataatgcagttcacaaatattttaaaaattaagttcaACCAACTGAACAGTGTGTCAGAAGTATGCAGCTTTTATAACCACAAATGAAGTATACAAAACCAtatccttaaaaaaattttctttttaaatacactTCATAGTTTGCCTAATAATTTGTCTTATTAATGCAATAACAGTTGTTTTTCTAGATCTCACTAATCTCAAAATTATGCTTCAAAATAGagataaactttttttattaataaaaaacaGGATCTATAAACATTCttccaaacaaaccaaaaaaaaatcaagcaaagtATAATCTTAGTCTTAAGGCATTATTGAAAGTTAAATGCCAAGTTTTTAggatttgaaacattttgttaatatttaattaaaaaaaaaatctctagtACCTATATGTATTAAAATTACCTTcataaaaatatctataaagCATGCAGTCAAACCATGcacaattttgtttgtaaaagcaGTAATATTGCTAGTGGATAAAACCAATCATGCTTTAAAGACCAGGTGATGATCAAAGATGCAGGAATGCCGAAGTAAACAATTTCAAGGTACATTTAGTTATTAAACACATAACAAATGACTAAAAGccttagaaaaaaatagtacttAAAGACTCTAATCTTCTTGTCActacagaaattttattttatgaacattgACCAAACAGAAATGAGCAGTGAGTCCAGATGGCTGCTAAAAGTCTATGGAGAGTGCACCCATTAATACTAGTACAGGAGGACCACTAGGAAGAATACCAAGGTTTCTGAGATTTTCACCAACCAGCCAGAAGTTAAAGGGTGTCAATACAGAACGTTATCAACTAGTTTCTTAACTATCTTTAAAATGGTACTGTTTTATAATGAACATCAGCTAATATACTTTTCAGCAGTTAGTATTCTAAATATTAGTTATCCTAAGTATTGATATCAATTTTACatgggagaaataaaaatacattctaTAGCATAATGGGGAAAATTCTACATTGCCCAAGCATGCCGAAAGAAAGCTTAACCCATTACATCAGTGGTTAAAATGGCATAAAAGCACTTGTATCTGTCCAATTTTCTTCACACAAACTCTGTAGGTTAACAGATTTAATAAATGCCCAGAACCAACTACCAAGTGCTAAGTGCCAATAAAATCCTGCACCAggcatttaaaaagtaaaaaaaaagtaaaaaattatgcTAGTAACCATAGCAAGAGGCAGcatagagaaagaacagtttgACTGAACCAGTTACTGGCTGGTGCCAAAAATAATCCAATATTTATAAGTTCACAGAAACTGGGTAAGTATTGTTCTAGAGTATTAAATACTAATCCTTACCCCAATGCTGTCAGCATGATATCTACAGGTTGTTACTAGTGTGTATCAGTGGGATAATGTTAAATACTTTGGGGAAAACCAACAAACATGAATGCAAGGCCTTATGTTCATGCCAAGGCATACCTGTTCCAAATATACCTGTaatgacaatttaaaaactAGTTAGAAATCCATGTTTACCTTCTGCAAGAATATGAAGACATTTTCAACATCATGCACATATTCAATAGCTGATCTATATTTTActattcttattttcttatttatggttgaatatacacatttattgttatttactgtcttcaggatttgggttttttttttttgtttctccagTTTGTAACATATTTCTTGAGCCTTTTTAGTCCTCCATAAGTGGTGGAAATTATAAGCAGTAGGTAAGCATTTACTTTTATCTCTACAAGTGATTTCTTACACATTAAAACGAGAGAAGTTAATGTCTGCACTTGAAACAGCCTAAATCTTTAATGCTGTATTTTAGGCATGTGTATCTAGCACATGGGGTGAAAGTGTagtagaaaaaaacatgtttttgaatgattttaatgttttgtttcttctgatttACTCAATCATGCCTTTTCCTTTATATTTCACACCCAAATTTACTCAACTTCATTGTTAATatatgcaaaagaaaagaaatcacaGCCAAAAGTGCAAAATTCAATAACCAGGGGACTTTCAGATTTATTAAAACATGCTATTTCTCTTGTGCCTTCATGTTCTCATTTCCTACCTAGTTTCATACACCTTCAACACAATTAAGTATGTTCAGACCAAGTTAGTATGCAGTAAAATTCATCATCACAACACTTTCACTGGTGATGAAAGATGAGCAGTCATCTCACTAGCAGTGACATCTAATGAGTGACTAATAAGATTGCATACTAATGTTCTTCTCCTTAGTAAATATGAAGGATCCTATAGCAAATGTGCTAGACATAAACCTACAATATAATAACTATGTATGGCTTATATTAAACAAAGTATACTTTTAAATACAGACTTCTGGTACCCCACTCAATcttccaatttaaaaaaaaaaagctatttcaaGCAATAAGATTATAAGCTTTGTAAGTTTTTATTGttcttgataataataaattataccGAAAAGCCACCTTGAAGTACACTAGGGGCTCTAACTTCTCCAACTGGAAAGAGCTGACTTTGTGTAACATCAATAACAAGAAGAGGCTGAGTAGTTGTGGTCAGTGTTCTCTATATGGGACACTGATGTCTGTTCAGGCCTATGACTGGAAATTTTTAATGGTCCACCCAATGGGAAATTCATCTTTTAGGGAAGAATTAGACTCTTTCCAAATCATGCTCAGGTGTGGTAAGCTACTTATATTAGTCATGTGGTCACTATGATCCCTTCACCTCacaatattaacaaaattaatctTTCTCAGTATTATTCTGTACAAAATATAGGCAatacaggcggtcctcgacTTAGGACATTGTTCTGTTCCTATGTCACGTCATAAACCGATTTTCACTGTAAGTTGGAACATACGTACATattgtaagcacttatcctatctaacacagtaattatcaaaaaaacacatctaaaatacatttaataatgaaCACGAACACGAAGTTCGCATTATGCATTTACGACGCAAAACCATTtaagtcgaaacaaggcttatacagtaaatgggagatgtgtcgtaacctGAGGACCGTCTGTACATCCATTTCTGCTTTATGCTGTCACCTATCTATATGTGTTAATAAGGATCTGCAGCAATTTTTCAGATGACCTAATAATGCAGCCACATAAAAGGTCCTTGAAATCTTTATTTGAGGATTTACTAGACAGTTTCCAGGGGCTGTCATTATGATGTGAGACTAAATGTGGAATTCAagaagcattttgttttcatagtaATAATGTGATGTCTAGAGGCTTGGAACATaactttgtgtttctttactCCAGGCTATTTTTGCCACTGCTTATAACTACAGTTCCAGTGATAAAACAAAATCCACGATGGCTGGATCCTGTTTTATAACGTAATTAACAAGATACTTGTCCATCAGTTCCACCACCAGCCCTAGGGCAACAGCTTACTCTCCTTTCATAACTAAGGAACCTGATAGATTTGTTGCTGATACAGTATACCAGATGAGTTTGGAGACTTATTAAAATTAAGTACATCTTTATTCATaatatcagaaaataaaaattccaatGAATAACATAACAGAGAATACCTGACCAAGCCAAATGCAAAATGCATGTATATTATAGActtataaatgtaaatgtcaaaatcttgtgagagaaaaaaatgcaaaagaaggTTTCATCAGtcaattttcaaattttaaatctttacagATACACTGTGCCTCATATGTAGCCCATTAACTACAAAGAACACTATCATTATTAACACTATAAACGTTTCTAGCTGAAAATTGTTAATTACTTCAAAGGTCTACCAGACAGCAACaggtatattttttaaatgaccagGATGAACTCAGACTGCACAGAAACACATTAAAATCTTGAGGTGACAAAGGTCCATACTTTTCGCTGATTAACTTATGCCAGaagctttttttcttggcaGTAATCTTGTTGATGCAAGCATCCCaagtatataaatgtacacTGGCAAAGTcatgagttttatttcttcctgtGCATGACTACTTTTGAGGTCCTTATATCAAGAACAGAAGGGAATTTACTCAACCAATCATTAAAAAACCTGTTGCCTTCTCCTGAGTTATCTTCTCCCTACATACTAACAgcaaatgaaaagtaaaaaaaaaaaaaagaaaagggtgAAGAACTgatcaatatttttatgaaacagAAGTCAGAAAAGAAAGCccacaagaaattaaaaaaatcttttgttgttgctattctctctccctcactcaatAAGGCTAGAAAGAAATCTAAAGATCACTAGAGCATTAACAAAATACATGCAAAGTTTAAAATAGTGCTAAAAGGAGAGTTATAACTGCTTTTTAAAGggaagaataaatgaaatacaTCGAGTGGACAGACATGAGAGACATTTCTAAATATGCTTATGTCTGTACAATGAGCTTCTCACGAACTGGCTCACCAACAAGCAAATATTAAGcgtgcagcagaaatgaaagcAACACAACTGTAAGCCAGGTACCTAAAACCTCCAACAGAAGCAAAATCAAACCTCTCTAAAACTTTTCCAGCAAAATAAAGGCCAATCActaacaacaacataaaagcTTCTGATAATTGTAATACACCctgtgaaaatacattttctaacTAGCCGAACTAGTAGAATGTTCTCAACTCTAACTACATCTTTTCTGTTCCTGTATGTTATTTACTTTCATGAACTATGAGCATGCATTAGTTTGAGTGCTGATTGTTTACATATAGGTGCCAATCTGTTGACTGTTCATGCTAAGAGTATTCTGCTTGCTGCAGTGTAGATAATTATCATCAGTTTGCTTCTTTTATCAATTACAGACATCGGACATTCCAGTCAAACCATTACTAAGCAGCACATCAGCTATGAAGaatcaaaaattattaatatgcAAAATTACCAATGTCATTAAAGAGCAGCAGGAGACCACCACTAGCATAACTCCCCTACCACTACtttagcaataatatatatatatttttttatactaaAATTAGTCTTAAATATAGTACAAGGAGTGACAGAACAAATAAACCTGAATGCAAGGTATAAAAGGTCTGCTGGAAATTTGTATGGAAAATCATCCCATCCACTTCTTTTAACTTATTAAAAACTCATTTAAGAGTAACATCCACTTCTAAAAATGTAAGTAAAATCATTATAaagttgattattttattagcATCTGTTCCCAAAATAAGTCAATCCAACTGTCAAAAAACATTATGACCAAGCTCTAACAGAATCTGCAatcagcaatttaaaaaaaaaaaatgttttctttatgacTTAAATTGTGTCTCCAACAAAACAAGCTTTCACTGTTcttgaggaattttttttttaaatccgcGCAACTCGATTTAAACTACAAGTATAGATGTTAATGCTTACTAGGCTTTCACAGAAAATAGCCCTTCAGAATCTGCCTTtacccagaaaaaaaaccccgcaAATTGGAACGCCCCCTTTCTCTTACCATATTCTCATGCACGCATatgaatgtacacacacacaaacatgcactgTGCACATTTTCTGCATAAGTATAAcaaaaattttctaaaaacgCATGATACAAAGTGTAAATTACTGTACCAAGTGTGCTCTTtccaaccccccaaaaaaatgtgttctgaGAGATAAATACAAAGACTTGCCCCCTACAAGCATGCATGTTCTGCAGGATAAAATCACAATATAAACTTGTACAAAACAGGAATAAAGGTAATGACTAGTCACATGTTGGAGAATACAATGCATCCTGAGACAAGTATTTATGTGATTTGCTTGTGCAAGAAATGTACCTGAAAGGTCAACACTATTCAGGAATCTAGTGGAAAGTCatacaagaaatatattaacattaatCTCAATACCAGATTCACTGAACACTTGTTTGTGTCCATTTCTCAGGCTGCACTGCATTCCAGGATGCTATGTGGCATGGTAGGTGACTATATTGCACCTGACACCAAGGAAAACAGCAGCCGCCACCAAGCACATCTAGGCATGCAATGAAGAAAGTTTAACGTACATTGAAAGGCCGTGTCCTTACCGTCTGCTGCTCCACAGCACCATTAGCAGTAACGGTGACAGCAGCAGGCGTGGTGTATATTGCTGGTGCACTTGGTTCTGAAGAAACACTGGACACTACAACCCCAATGCCGGAACCTGCCGACACAGGGCTGACCACCTGGTGGTGGTACTCTTCCAGGCTTGCTTGGGGGTATGCATATGTAGGCGTCATCTGGTTCTGCACCACGTGCTACATTTA contains:
- the LOC112568145 gene encoding RNA binding protein fox-1 homolog 2-like isoform X11, which encodes MLLTAPIYASHVVQNQMTPTYAYPQASLEEYHHQVVSPVSAGSGIGVVVSSVSSEPSAPAIYTTPAAVTVTANGAVEQQTVRTRPFNVYLEQQTDLTTDGDVQTTQSQPAAAISPGSGPKRLHVSNIPFRFREADLRQLLGQFGGILDVEIIFNERGSKGFGFVTFANSADADRAREKLNGTVVEGRKIEVNNATARVMTKKVAAPTIPNAAALRGVALTRGRAAAAVAARGAYTAAAAAAAAAALRHPTPLAAAPTAIPYAPSVYQEPFLATYTTDGAPRYQLVTTQPYATAAGFPAAAAAARYAIPAAMASAATYAPGYAGREYAAEPYIGHSIGPVTGYGATVYRGGYQRFAPY
- the LOC112568145 gene encoding RNA binding protein fox-1 homolog 2-like isoform X10 → MMWPAPIAAKPLHVVQNQMTPTYAYPQASLEEYHHQVVSPVSAGSGIGVVVSSVSSEPSAPAIYTTPAAVTVTANGAVEQQTVRTRPFNVYLEQQTDLTTDGDVQTTQSQPAAAISPGSGPKRLHVSNIPFRFREADLRQLLGQFGGILDVEIIFNERGSKGFGFVTFANSADADRAREKLNGTVVEGRKIEVNNATARVMTKKVAAPTIPNAAALRGVALTRGRAAAAVAARGAYTAAAAAAAAAALRHPTPLAAAPTAIPYAPSVYQEPFLATYTTDGAPRYQLVTTQPYATAAGFPAAAAAARYAIPAAMASAATYAPGYAGREYAAEPYIGHSIGPVTGYGATVYRGGYQRFAPY
- the LOC112568145 gene encoding RNA binding protein fox-1 homolog 2-like isoform X12, which codes for MTPTYAYPQASLEEYHHQVVSPVSAGSGIGVVVSSVSSEPSAPAIYTTPAAVTVTANGAVEQQTVRTRPFNVYLEQQTDLTTDGDVQTTQSQPAAAISPGSGPKRLHVSNIPFRFREADLRQLLGQFGGILDVEIIFNERGSKGFGFVTFANSADADRAREKLNGTVVEGRKIEVNNATARVMTKKVAAPTIPNAAALRGVALTRGRAAAAVAARGAYTAAAAAAAAAALRHPTPLAAAPTAIPYAPSVYQEPFLATYTTDGAPRYQLVTTQPYATAAGFPAAAAAARYAIPAAMASAATYAPGYAGREYAAEPYIGHSIGPVTGYGATVYRGGYQRFAPY